One window of the Verrucomicrobiota bacterium genome contains the following:
- a CDS encoding prepilin-type N-terminal cleavage/methylation domain-containing protein — protein sequence MWLAMECNPTSFKRRSGWRERAFTLPELLVSMGISGIVFAAIASLSLYTGRSFAMMANYVDLDNASRNALDIMTRDVRNVLYLSTYQTNMLVFQDNDGLPLTYTYDPQAHTLTRIKGTDNKLLLEQCDMLVFSMYQRNPDIGNPYPVIATNADYCKAIGVTWICSRKMFGAKVNTESVQTAMVVIRNEQR from the coding sequence ATGTGGCTCGCAATGGAATGCAACCCTACATCTTTTAAGCGGCGATCCGGCTGGCGCGAGCGCGCCTTTACCCTGCCGGAGTTGCTGGTCAGCATGGGCATCAGTGGCATCGTGTTTGCCGCGATTGCTTCGCTCTCGCTCTACACGGGGCGGAGCTTTGCCATGATGGCCAACTACGTGGACCTGGACAACGCCAGCCGCAATGCGCTGGATATCATGACGCGGGATGTGCGCAACGTGCTGTATTTGTCCACGTACCAAACCAACATGCTGGTTTTTCAAGATAATGACGGCCTGCCGCTGACCTATACGTATGATCCGCAGGCGCACACGTTGACCCGGATCAAAGGCACTGACAATAAACTATTGCTGGAGCAATGCGACATGCTGGTTTTCAGTATGTATCAACGCAACCCGGACATCGGGAACCCTTATCCGGTGATTGCCACCAACGCGGATTATTGCAAGGCCATTGGGGTCACCTGGATTTGTTCCCGCAAAATGTTCGGGGCCAAGGTGAACACGGAAAGCGTGCAAACCGCGATGGTCGTCATTCGCAACGAACAACGTTGA
- a CDS encoding response regulator transcription factor: MVEKNIRLLIVDDHAVVRMGLTALLGRHPQMEVVGEANSAAHAVTEAARLKPEVVLMDVRLPDSSGFEACRKIRKQAPNVRVLFLTSYQDDDVVVQAISAGADGFLLKDAEEPQLVAAIESIHAGRSILDPAVVGQVLNRIKTDAEPKTENKLEQLSTQERRVIALVAQGKTNKEIGQELVLSDKTIKNYLSNAMDKLQMKRRSQAAAYFVQQSFAARA, from the coding sequence ATGGTTGAAAAAAATATTCGGCTATTGATCGTGGACGACCATGCAGTTGTCCGCATGGGATTAACCGCTCTGCTTGGCCGCCATCCCCAGATGGAAGTTGTCGGCGAGGCCAATTCCGCCGCGCACGCCGTCACGGAAGCCGCCCGGCTAAAGCCCGAGGTGGTGCTGATGGATGTGCGCCTGCCGGATAGCTCTGGTTTTGAGGCGTGCCGGAAAATCCGCAAACAGGCGCCGAACGTCCGGGTGCTTTTCCTAACCTCGTACCAGGACGATGACGTGGTGGTGCAGGCGATCAGCGCCGGGGCGGATGGTTTTTTGCTGAAAGACGCCGAAGAACCGCAATTGGTGGCGGCCATTGAAAGTATCCATGCCGGACGCTCCATTCTGGACCCGGCGGTCGTCGGCCAGGTCTTGAACCGCATCAAAACGGATGCGGAACCCAAGACGGAAAATAAGCTGGAGCAATTATCTACGCAGGAGCGGCGGGTCATCGCGTTGGTGGCGCAGGGCAAAACCAACAAGGAAATCGGCCAGGAATTAGTGCTGAGCGACAAGACCATCAAGAATTATCTCAGCAACGCGATGGATAAACTGCAGATGAAACGTCGTTCCCAAGCGGCCGCCTATTTCGTGCAGCAGAGTTTCGCCGCGCGAGCGTGA